CAAACGTTTCCTCGACCATCGGAGGGATCCATGTCCAGCCCCCAGTCCCTGACGCAGCTCTTCGCCCTCGACTCCCTGCTCTCACAGGAGGAGATCGACATCCGCGACACCGTGCGCAAGTTCGGCAACGAGCGCATCCGCCCGCACATCGCGCAGTGGTTCGAGGAAGCGAAGCTCCCCGCCCGCGAGCTCGCGAAGGAACTCGGGCAGCTCGGCGTGCTCGGCATGCACCTCGAGGGCTACGGCTGCGCCGGCACGAGCGCCACCGCCTACGGCCTGGCCTGCCTCGAACTCGAGGCCGTCGACTCCGGCATCCGCAGCCTCGTCTCCGTGCAGGGCTCCCTCGCCATGTTCTCCATCCACCACTGGGGCAGCGAGGAGCAGAAGCAGGAATGGCTCCCCCGCATGGCTGCCGGCGAGGCCATCGGCTGCTTCGGCCTCACCGAACCCGACTTCGGTTCCAACCCCGCCGGGATGCGCACCAACGCCAAGCGCGACGGCGACGACTGGATCCTCAACGGCACCAAGATGTGGATCACCAACGGTTCCATCGCCGACGTCGCCGTCGTGTGGGCGCAGACCGACCTCGACGAGGGCGCCCGCGGCATCCGCGGCTTCGTCGTCCCCACCGACACCCCCGGCTTCTCGGCGCCCGAGATCCACTCCAAGATGTCGCTGCGCGCCTCCGTCACCTCCGAACTCGTCCTCGACGGCGTGCGTCTGCCCGCCTCGGCGATGCTCTCGAAGGCCAAGGGGCTGCGTGGCCCGCTGAGCGCCCTCAACGAGGCCCGCTTCGGCATCGTCTTCGGCGCGATCGGCGCCGCCCGCGACTGCCTCGAGACCGCCGTCGACTACGCACAGTCGCGCGAGGTGTTCGACAAGCCGCTCGCCGGCTACCAGCTCACCCAGGCCAAGATCGCCGACATGGCGCTCGAGGTCGGCAAGGGTCACCTGCTCGCCTACCACCTCGGCCGTATCAAGGACCGCGGCGAGATCGCGCCGGAGCAGGTCAGCCTCGGCAAGCTCAACAACGTCCGCGAGGCCATCGCCATCGCCCGCGAATGCCGGACCATCCTGGGCGCCAACGGGATCACGCTCGAATACCCCGTCATCCGGCACGCCAACAACCTCGAATCGGTGCTGACCTACGAGGGCACCTCCGAGGTGCACCAGCTGAGCATCGGCCGCGCGCTGACCGGCGAGGACGCCTTCCGGTGATCCCCCGGTCCACATCCGGAGCCCTCGACGGGCTGGTGATCGCCGACTTCGGTCGCGTGCTCGCCGGCCCGTACGCCACGATGTTGCTCGCCGACCTCGGGGCGGAGGTCGTCAAGATCGAGCGCCCCGGTTTCGGCGACGACACCCGGCACTGGGGTCCGCCCTGGGTCGGTGACGAGTCGACCTACTTCCTCGGCGTCAACCGCAACAAGAGGTCGGTGGCCATCGACCTGGCCACCGAGGCGGGACTCGCCGAGGCACGCGCACTCGTCGCCCGCGCCGACGTCGTCGTCGAGAACTTCCTGCCCGGCACGATGGACCGTCTCGGGCTCGGCTACGAGCAGGTGCGGCAGATCAATCCGGACATCGTCTACACCTCGATCACCGGATTCGGCGGTCACAACAACCTTCCGGGCTACGACCTGCTGATCCAGGCCGTCGGCGGGTTGATGAGCATCACCGGACCCGACCCGGCCACCCCCACCAAGGTCGGGGTCGCCGTCGTCGACGTCATCACCGGGATGCACGCCGCGCTCGGCATCCTCGCCGCGCTGCGGCACCGCGACCGCACCGGCGAGGGCCAGCGCGTCGAGGTGAACCTGCTGTCGTCGCTGCTGTCGGCACTGGCCAACCAGTCGTCGGGGTACGTCGCCGCCGGCGTCGTCCCGAAGGCGATGGGCAACCGGCATCCGAGCATCGCACCCTACGAGGTGTTCCGCACCGCCGACCGCCCGTTCGTCCTCGCCGTCGGCAACGACCGCCAGTTCGCTTCGCTCGTCGAGGTTCTCGGCGCACCCGAACTCGCCACCGACGAACGGTTCGTCACCAACACCGCGCGCGTCGCGAACCGGGAGGAGCTGACGAAGATCGTCGACGACCTGCTGTCGACGAGAACGGCCGACGAATGGTTCGACGCGCTCACCGCCGCGCGGGTGCCGTGCGGGCCGCTCAACGACATCGCCGACGCGGTCGCGCTCGCCGAGCGGCTGGGTCTGGCGCCGGTGGTGACCATCGACGATCCGGAGCGGGAGGAACCCCTGCGTCAGATCGCCAACCCGATCCGGCTCAGTGCCACGCCGCCGACCTACCGGAGCGCACCTCCGCGGCTCGGCTGAATCTCTTTGCACAAGAAGAAGACGGATACACACCTTCCA
This region of Rhodococcus sp. Z13 genomic DNA includes:
- a CDS encoding acyl-CoA dehydrogenase family protein; this translates as MSSPQSLTQLFALDSLLSQEEIDIRDTVRKFGNERIRPHIAQWFEEAKLPARELAKELGQLGVLGMHLEGYGCAGTSATAYGLACLELEAVDSGIRSLVSVQGSLAMFSIHHWGSEEQKQEWLPRMAAGEAIGCFGLTEPDFGSNPAGMRTNAKRDGDDWILNGTKMWITNGSIADVAVVWAQTDLDEGARGIRGFVVPTDTPGFSAPEIHSKMSLRASVTSELVLDGVRLPASAMLSKAKGLRGPLSALNEARFGIVFGAIGAARDCLETAVDYAQSREVFDKPLAGYQLTQAKIADMALEVGKGHLLAYHLGRIKDRGEIAPEQVSLGKLNNVREAIAIARECRTILGANGITLEYPVIRHANNLESVLTYEGTSEVHQLSIGRALTGEDAFR
- a CDS encoding CaiB/BaiF CoA transferase family protein, with amino-acid sequence MIPRSTSGALDGLVIADFGRVLAGPYATMLLADLGAEVVKIERPGFGDDTRHWGPPWVGDESTYFLGVNRNKRSVAIDLATEAGLAEARALVARADVVVENFLPGTMDRLGLGYEQVRQINPDIVYTSITGFGGHNNLPGYDLLIQAVGGLMSITGPDPATPTKVGVAVVDVITGMHAALGILAALRHRDRTGEGQRVEVNLLSSLLSALANQSSGYVAAGVVPKAMGNRHPSIAPYEVFRTADRPFVLAVGNDRQFASLVEVLGAPELATDERFVTNTARVANREELTKIVDDLLSTRTADEWFDALTAARVPCGPLNDIADAVALAERLGLAPVVTIDDPEREEPLRQIANPIRLSATPPTYRSAPPRLG